A part of Chitinophagales bacterium genomic DNA contains:
- a CDS encoding alkaline phosphatase D family protein, giving the protein MKTFYLLCFCLLANISLLHSARIVSGPIPYHFTHQMLSFGFLLEHTDSLRVDLIDPLENTRQSKIIKTADFPTYKNHTPVKFIFEGLKANYTYKIEVRLNAKKVRQLKSELKTAPLPGNKDFSFMLGSCAYTPPKTLKWMHPGIEERIYPNMIEKETDFMLWMGDYLYYFKKHFKSFDGMMRRHVFKRKNEKLNKFLMSRPQYAAWDDHDYGPNNSDMHFPQKDAALEMWKFYWNNPAYGLDSVPGCFFDFSYQDCDFFMLDNRFYRTEESDTGAMLGEGQMNWLMQKLKNSQATFKFIMAGSQVFNEITKEECFCKYTQEREQLLDFINKEKISGIIWLSGDRHHSSLFKVEDIAAYSYYEYTCSAITTFRSKLKRSNEYINPVRVEGTLVQQQNFGIINISGPADDRKCLIETFDNRGKLIWDYSISANELK; this is encoded by the coding sequence ATGAAAACATTTTATCTACTGTGCTTTTGCCTGCTTGCCAATATATCCTTGCTTCATTCAGCCAGGATAGTTTCAGGACCAATACCTTATCATTTTACCCACCAGATGCTCAGTTTTGGTTTTCTGCTTGAGCATACAGATTCACTAAGGGTAGATTTAATTGATCCTCTGGAAAATACAAGACAATCAAAAATCATTAAAACAGCTGATTTTCCAACTTATAAAAATCACACGCCTGTTAAATTCATATTTGAAGGCTTAAAAGCAAATTATACTTATAAAATTGAAGTGCGGCTCAATGCAAAAAAGGTGCGTCAGCTTAAAAGCGAACTCAAAACCGCACCTCTGCCCGGAAACAAAGATTTCAGTTTTATGCTCGGATCTTGTGCTTATACGCCTCCAAAAACCTTAAAATGGATGCATCCCGGTATAGAAGAGCGCATTTACCCTAATATGATTGAAAAAGAGACAGATTTCATGCTTTGGATGGGAGATTACCTCTATTATTTCAAAAAGCATTTCAAATCATTTGATGGTATGATGCGCAGGCATGTTTTTAAAAGGAAAAATGAAAAGCTTAATAAATTCCTGATGTCGCGACCGCAATACGCTGCATGGGATGATCATGATTATGGCCCCAATAATTCAGACATGCATTTTCCTCAAAAAGACGCTGCACTTGAAATGTGGAAATTTTACTGGAACAATCCCGCATACGGACTGGATAGCGTGCCGGGTTGCTTTTTTGATTTCAGCTACCAGGATTGTGATTTCTTTATGTTGGACAATCGCTTTTACAGAACAGAAGAATCAGATACCGGAGCCATGCTTGGAGAAGGTCAAATGAACTGGTTGATGCAAAAGCTCAAAAATTCGCAGGCTACTTTCAAATTTATTATGGCCGGCAGCCAGGTTTTTAATGAAATCACGAAAGAGGAATGTTTTTGCAAATACACTCAGGAAAGGGAGCAACTCCTTGATTTTATCAATAAAGAGAAAATTAGCGGTATTATCTGGTTGAGTGGTGACCGACATCACAGCAGTTTGTTTAAAGTAGAGGATATTGCAGCCTATTCTTACTATGAATACACTTGTTCTGCTATTACTACATTTCGCAGTAAACTCAAGCGAAGCAATGAATACATTAATCCTGTGCGCGTGGAAGGCACTTTGGTTCAGCAACAAAATTTCGGAATCATCAATATCAGTGGCCCTGCTGATGATCGTAAATGTTTGATAGAAACTTTTGACAATCGTGGCAAACTGATTTGGGATTACAGTATTTCGGCAAATGAACTGAAATAA
- a CDS encoding AI-2E family transporter, which translates to FQSIVLYILTAAVLSVLGRPFVNFFLKLKVKNRQMPRSIAALLAMLILGIITAAAVSIFIPIVNSEVEAISKIDVKEVAENFKEPINKIENVLNSYGFLGDEKISLYKYFQNRLNELVNFGNITSIANSFFSVLGNLFIAYFSILFILFFFLRDPEILSGSLRVLLSDEHEEKVRKVYYNVKGLLKRYLLGILLQLSIIAVYLSVMLHFVGLKNAILIGVFAALFNIIPYIGPFIGATVGLLLGLVTSLHLDIVVELLPLGLKIMAVFASAQLIDNFILQPFIFSTSVKAHPLEVFLVVLCAASVGGILAMIVAIPVYTVVRVGAKEFLSEFEFVKSLTRDI; encoded by the coding sequence ATTTTCAAAGTATAGTTTTGTACATTTTGACAGCTGCTGTACTTTCTGTTTTAGGCCGTCCATTCGTGAATTTTTTCCTTAAGTTGAAGGTTAAAAACAGACAAATGCCCCGAAGTATTGCCGCTTTGTTAGCAATGCTGATTTTGGGAATAATTACTGCTGCAGCAGTAAGTATTTTTATACCAATTGTAAATTCAGAGGTAGAAGCCATTTCCAAAATTGATGTTAAGGAAGTGGCAGAGAATTTCAAAGAACCAATTAATAAAATAGAAAATGTATTGAACAGTTATGGGTTTTTGGGAGATGAGAAAATATCCCTTTATAAGTATTTTCAGAACCGCCTTAATGAGTTGGTTAATTTCGGAAACATTACATCAATAGCTAATTCGTTTTTCTCTGTTTTAGGAAATTTATTCATCGCCTATTTTTCCATTTTATTTATACTCTTTTTCTTTTTGCGCGACCCTGAAATCCTATCAGGATCATTAAGGGTTTTGCTTTCTGATGAGCATGAGGAAAAAGTAAGAAAGGTATATTACAATGTGAAGGGCTTATTAAAGCGCTATTTGCTTGGGATTTTATTGCAGCTTAGTATTATTGCTGTTTACCTGAGTGTTATGCTGCATTTTGTTGGTTTAAAAAATGCCATTCTAATTGGTGTATTTGCAGCACTTTTTAATATAATTCCATATATTGGTCCTTTTATAGGCGCTACTGTAGGTCTCTTACTTGGGCTTGTAACAAGTCTCCACCTCGATATTGTAGTGGAATTGCTCCCGCTTGGTCTTAAAATTATGGCTGTTTTCGCCTCGGCTCAATTGATCGATAATTTTATTTTACAGCCCTTTATATTTTCTACCAGTGTTAAGGCGCATCCTCTGGAAGTGTTTCTTGTAGTGCTTTGTGCTGCGAGCGTTGGGGGGATATTGGCAATGATTGTCGCAATTCCGGTTTATACGGTAGTTAGAGTTGGAGCGAAAGAGTTTTTGAGTGAGTTTGAATTTGTTAAAAGCCTCACCCGGGATATTTAG
- the queA gene encoding tRNA preQ1(34) S-adenosylmethionine ribosyltransferase-isomerase QueA, whose product MKLSQFDYELPKELLAEYPSDNRDESRLMVVDRAKGTIEHKVFKDVINYFDEDDVLVFNNTKVFPARLYGRKEKTGAKIEVFLLRELNAELKLWDVLVDPARKIRVGNKLYFGENDILVAEVVDNTTSRGRTIRFLYDGELSEFKRILFSLGSTPLPKYIKREPEELDIERYQTIYAKEEGAVAAPTAGLHFSPELMKRMEIKGIDLTELTLHIGLGTFRNIDVEDLSKHKMDAEFFRITEESANAVNKAKLKNKRVCAVGTTSMRSMESAVSAENLLKTTEGWTNLFIHPPYDFHIANSMITNFHIPRSSLMIMVAAFGGYDLILEAYKIAIKEKYKFYSYGDAMLII is encoded by the coding sequence ATGAAGCTGTCACAGTTTGATTATGAATTACCTAAAGAATTATTAGCAGAATACCCCTCTGATAACCGGGACGAAAGCCGCTTAATGGTTGTAGACCGTGCCAAAGGGACGATAGAGCACAAAGTATTTAAAGATGTCATCAATTATTTTGATGAAGATGATGTACTTGTTTTTAACAATACCAAAGTATTTCCCGCCCGACTTTACGGAAGAAAAGAAAAAACCGGAGCTAAAATCGAAGTATTTCTGCTTCGCGAACTGAATGCCGAATTGAAATTGTGGGATGTACTGGTAGATCCTGCCAGAAAAATCCGTGTGGGCAATAAATTGTATTTCGGTGAAAACGATATTTTAGTTGCTGAAGTAGTGGACAATACCACTTCAAGAGGCCGTACCATTCGTTTTCTTTACGATGGTGAATTGAGTGAATTCAAAAGAATTTTATTCAGCCTGGGTTCTACGCCTTTGCCAAAATATATCAAGCGCGAGCCTGAAGAACTGGACATTGAGCGCTATCAAACCATCTATGCCAAAGAAGAAGGTGCTGTGGCTGCCCCTACTGCCGGCTTGCATTTCAGTCCTGAACTGATGAAGCGCATGGAAATCAAAGGTATTGATTTAACAGAACTCACACTGCATATTGGCCTGGGCACTTTCAGGAATATTGATGTGGAAGACCTTTCCAAGCACAAAATGGATGCTGAGTTTTTCAGAATTACTGAAGAATCTGCAAATGCAGTAAATAAAGCTAAGCTGAAAAACAAAAGAGTTTGTGCCGTAGGAACTACAAGTATGCGCTCTATGGAATCTGCGGTTTCAGCTGAAAACCTGTTAAAAACCACAGAAGGCTGGACAAACCTGTTTATTCATCCGCCCTATGATTTCCATATAGCCAATTCAATGATCACAAATTTTCATATTCCACGCTCGAGCCTGATGATCATGGTAGCTGCTTTTGGTGGTTATGATCTTATTTTGGAAGCGTACAAAATTGCAATTAAAGAGAAATACAAATTTTACAGCTATGGCGATGCCATGCTGATCATCTAA
- a CDS encoding ABC transporter permease, which yields MRIFLKLTRESILIAFQEIANNRLRAFLSLLGISIGIFCIISVYTSVDSLEKNVRNSFQKLGNDVVYIQKFPWTDDSRMSWWKFYRRPSATYNEFQFLKENMQTAEGVSIMMMLGSKTIKYRNESTENTPVTGATFDYKLIRDFEFEQGRYFSYSEMQRGQAVAIIGHQLAELLFPNPEFVIGKKIRLMNRDIEVIGVLKKEGEDIVGFSSDDRIFVPYNYLKTLVNTRSGSVDPFIAIKSKPEHSLMMMQDEARGLLRSYRKLKPKEEDNFAMNKLSIISGALNMVFGVINIAGAVIGLFAILVGGFGVANIMFVSVRERTGIIGIKKALGAKKIYILIEFLVEAIVLCLLGGMLGLLLVYIESFLLEYLVLKYKGMQFAFDLSMKNILRGMLFSVGIGVVAGFIPALSAARMKPVDAIRYK from the coding sequence ATGCGCATATTTTTAAAACTCACACGTGAAAGCATCCTGATCGCCTTTCAGGAGATCGCAAATAACAGGCTCAGAGCCTTTCTCTCTCTGTTGGGAATAAGTATTGGTATTTTTTGTATCATTTCAGTTTACACGTCAGTAGATTCTTTGGAGAAAAATGTAAGAAACAGTTTTCAAAAACTGGGCAACGATGTGGTGTATATCCAAAAATTTCCCTGGACAGACGATTCGCGGATGAGCTGGTGGAAATTTTACAGGCGGCCAAGTGCCACATACAATGAATTCCAATTTCTAAAGGAAAACATGCAAACAGCCGAAGGTGTATCTATAATGATGATGCTCGGCAGCAAAACCATAAAATACCGCAATGAAAGCACTGAAAATACGCCTGTTACAGGAGCTACATTCGATTATAAACTCATTCGCGATTTTGAGTTTGAGCAGGGACGGTATTTTTCCTATTCTGAAATGCAGCGCGGACAGGCCGTAGCTATTATTGGCCATCAATTGGCAGAATTACTTTTTCCAAATCCTGAATTTGTAATTGGCAAAAAGATTCGCCTTATGAACCGCGATATAGAAGTGATAGGTGTATTGAAAAAAGAAGGGGAGGATATTGTAGGTTTCAGCTCTGATGATCGCATTTTTGTGCCTTATAATTATTTAAAAACACTTGTGAATACCCGTTCTGGTTCTGTCGATCCATTTATAGCAATAAAATCCAAACCAGAACACAGCCTGATGATGATGCAGGATGAAGCGCGAGGATTATTGCGCAGCTACAGAAAACTCAAGCCCAAAGAAGAAGACAATTTTGCTATGAACAAGCTCAGTATTATTTCCGGTGCGTTGAATATGGTTTTTGGTGTGATCAATATTGCAGGAGCAGTTATTGGGCTGTTTGCCATCCTGGTGGGCGGATTTGGAGTGGCCAATATTATGTTTGTAAGTGTAAGGGAAAGAACAGGAATTATAGGCATCAAAAAAGCACTGGGGGCAAAGAAAATTTATATCCTTATTGAATTTTTGGTTGAGGCAATTGTGCTTTGCCTGCTTGGCGGGATGTTGGGTTTATTGCTGGTTTATATTGAGTCATTTCTGCTCGAATACCTTGTCTTGAAATACAAAGGCATGCAATTCGCTTTTGATCTTTCGATGAAAAATATTTTAAGGGGGATGTTGTTCTCTGTTGGAATAGGAGTGGTAGCAGGGTTTATACCAGCATTGAGTGCAGCGCGAATGAAACCGGTTGATGCCATTCGGTATAAGTGA
- a CDS encoding serpin family protein: MRVIIFLFCLFFAFPSCKKENPEVQRDNEKEIDQIKYPPAEAMKMLLNGSNEFGMRLFKEIHKQEDKAENVFVSPVSVSMALGMTLNGASGATANDMRTTLDFSNISQQNINLTYRALLNDLPAIDPQVTVQIANSIWSNEQFDILQTFIDTNRYYFNAEVAALDFSDPASKDEINQWVSDATNGKTKELLDEVRNDHLMFLVNAVYFLADWKYKFDPNNTSPGNFQLLNGSNVQVDMMNSPDIPFEYYSNGSMELINLPYGNGQYNFTAILPPSTADLDNFIASLNSGDMLQWISQADTNHGMHLKMPKFELEYEIKLKNVLSAMGMEIAFSDNADFSKMAENLRLSIDQVAHKTYIKLDEEGTEAAAATSVGVVVTSLPPTFSLDRPFVYLIHEKETNALLFIGKMMNPG; the protein is encoded by the coding sequence ATGCGTGTTATAATATTTTTATTTTGCTTGTTTTTTGCTTTCCCCTCTTGCAAAAAGGAAAATCCGGAAGTGCAGCGTGACAATGAAAAAGAAATTGATCAAATAAAATACCCGCCTGCTGAAGCCATGAAAATGCTCTTGAATGGCAGCAATGAATTTGGTATGCGCTTGTTCAAGGAAATCCACAAGCAGGAAGACAAAGCTGAGAATGTATTCGTTTCACCAGTGAGCGTGAGTATGGCGCTGGGCATGACATTGAATGGAGCAAGCGGAGCTACCGCCAATGATATGCGGACTACTTTGGATTTTTCAAATATTTCACAACAGAATATCAATTTGACTTACCGTGCTTTGTTGAATGATTTGCCTGCAATTGACCCACAGGTGACCGTGCAAATAGCAAATTCCATTTGGTCAAATGAGCAGTTTGATATTCTGCAGACTTTTATTGATACCAATCGCTACTATTTTAATGCAGAAGTAGCTGCCCTGGATTTTTCCGACCCCGCAAGCAAAGATGAGATCAACCAGTGGGTAAGCGATGCCACCAATGGCAAGACCAAGGAATTATTGGATGAAGTGCGCAATGATCATCTGATGTTTCTGGTGAATGCCGTGTATTTTCTGGCCGACTGGAAATACAAATTCGACCCGAACAATACATCGCCCGGCAACTTTCAATTGCTCAATGGCAGCAATGTGCAGGTTGATATGATGAACAGCCCGGATATACCTTTTGAATATTATTCCAATGGCTCAATGGAGCTGATTAATTTGCCCTATGGCAATGGTCAGTACAATTTCACGGCAATACTGCCACCATCTACAGCCGATCTGGATAATTTCATTGCTTCGCTCAATTCTGGCGATATGTTGCAATGGATCAGTCAGGCAGATACCAATCACGGGATGCATTTGAAAATGCCAAAATTTGAACTTGAATATGAGATCAAGTTGAAAAATGTGCTTAGCGCCATGGGGATGGAAATTGCTTTTTCTGACAATGCTGATTTTTCGAAAATGGCTGAGAACCTGCGCCTGTCAATAGACCAGGTTGCGCACAAAACATATATCAAACTCGATGAAGAAGGTACTGAAGCTGCTGCAGCTACTTCGGTGGGTGTCGTTGTCACCTCACTGCCGCCTACTTTCAGCCTTGATCGGCCTTTTGTTTATCTCATCCATGAAAAGGAAACCAATGCTCTACTCTTTATCGGTAAAATGATGAATCCCGGATAG